DNA from Magnetococcales bacterium:
AATCGTCCGCCCATTTCTTCTGCACCGATCAGATGTTGGGGATCTGGGGGTAAGCCTTCCGCACGGAATATCTCCAGAAGATTGCTGGCCAATTGGGCAGCCGCCAATCGTTCTTCAAGATGGTATTGCGTATTCGATAACTGCTTTTGAATGGCCCCGATGCCGACAAAAACCATGCCAATCAAGGCCATGGCGACCAGGACCTCCAGCAGGGTGAAACCATCTTGCCTCTTGGCTGTCATTTCCATCCCAACTGGCCAGCTTCCAGGCGGGGTTTGCTCCATTCCGGGCGGTATGAAACCGTGAATCCGATGGTTGCGTCATGGTCAACAAACTGAACCATGATGGGCTTTTCGGGACCAAAGCGGGAGAAACGCACGATTATTTCATTCAGGTCTGGCAGGTCAGTCATATCCGGCTGCCATGCCATTCTGCCCACGGCAGGATCCAGAACACCTGACTGCAGCAAGGGATCATCGACCGGGACAAACCGGTCATTCAGGCGTTGTTCACAAAAGTACATGTTGCGACTCAAATCCAGTCGCAAACGGTATTCCGACAAGCCAAAGGAACCTTGATCACGCAACCAGATCAAGACCTGACGAAAACGGTTGGCCGCAGAGCGCAGGGACTCTTGTTGATCGGAACCCAGGTGCGGAACGACCAGCCCCATCAGGATGGTGACCAGAAACAGGGTGACCATGACCTCCAGCAGAGAAAACCCGTCGGTCACCGACCTTTGTTTCATGGTACCTGGCCTGGTTTCCAGGAGACGATATCGGCTGCATCACCCTCGCCGCCCGGCATACCATCGTTGCCCATGGAAAGCAAATCATAGCTGCCATGTAAACCGGGAGACAAATAGACGTAGGGATTGCCCCAGGGGTCCACCGGCATCACGGCCAAATACCCTTCCTGACGCCAGCGACGGGGCACGGGTTCTGTTTCTGGTTTGACCACCAAGGCCTTCAATGTCTGTTCGGTGGTGGGATATTGTTTGTTGTCCAGCCGGTAAAGATCCAGGGCTTGGCCAATGGATTGAATGTCCAGAACGGCCTTGGTATGGCGTGCCTCGTCCGGGCGACTCATGATCTTGGGGATGATCAAGGTGGCCATAATGCCCAGAATGACCACCACCACCATGATTTCGATC
Protein-coding regions in this window:
- the gspI gene encoding type II secretion system minor pseudopilin GspI codes for the protein MTAKRQDGFTLLEVLVAMALIGMVFVGIGAIQKQLSNTQYHLEERLAAAQLASNLLEIFRAEGLPPDPQHLIGAEEMGGRLLSWVRQITPTDDGKGYEVRIQVGSGITPLFEETLLWTPRSKPE
- a CDS encoding prepilin-type N-terminal cleavage/methylation domain-containing protein, with the protein product MKQRSVTDGFSLLEVMVTLFLVTILMGLVVPHLGSDQQESLRSAANRFRQVLIWLRDQGSFGLSEYRLRLDLSRNMYFCEQRLNDRFVPVDDPLLQSGVLDPAVGRMAWQPDMTDLPDLNEIIVRFSRFGPEKPIMVQFVDHDATIGFTVSYRPEWSKPRLEAGQLGWK
- the gspG gene encoding type II secretion system major pseudopilin GspG, which encodes MMKHACQYPSKTGSNGFTLIEIMVVVVILGIMATLIIPKIMSRPDEARHTKAVLDIQSIGQALDLYRLDNKQYPTTEQTLKALVVKPETEPVPRRWRQEGYLAVMPVDPWGNPYVYLSPGLHGSYDLLSMGNDGMPGGEGDAADIVSWKPGQVP